A genome region from Mugil cephalus isolate CIBA_MC_2020 chromosome 13, CIBA_Mcephalus_1.1, whole genome shotgun sequence includes the following:
- the pwwp2b gene encoding PWWP domain-containing protein 2B — MEAAAEELRAGSRVPVTVDQIVNDTLVVTLTYRERNYTGILLDCDKKTGLFCLPEFTEKLGECPIPKPACEIPQVLSEELVSKSPTQDSHRPKDENTLPESSISTAPVPCPVPTPVPAGQTPYPPYFEGAPFPQPLWVRHTYSQWVPQPPPRPIKRKKRRTREPGRMTMSTIRLRPRQVLCEKCKNTLNSDEDSKDGMSSTKSSRKENTLQSDDDGEVKDTPSKLSRNQDVVAAKDTKRRENGPGFDTKRLRKDKKGEADGEKYPGADIIPHSPVIKISYSTPQGKGEVMKIPARVHGSVKPFCPKQLAQNGVEENGKAPCDPTKEQRHILDATRSGLTVSIPKLKLTRPFATVGQDSPSPKIRLRTPQREGEESVVEYEAELVGGTRRRSPRVPGSCLPHSEDSGEGKNSLELWSGSSGEEAERGHSDLTLLINFRKRKADSSSLSVCSSDSLDESKSFSSDGTSPELCDLAPGEDLSVTSSSVPSRDDCKTVPPLTVRLHTRSMTKCVTEEGHAVAVGDIVWGKIHGFPWWPARVLSISGTRKQETANCEAQWPQAKVAWFGSPTTSQLSVAKLSPFREFFRSRFNRKKKGMYRRAILEAAKAVGHMGPEITSLLSHCDT, encoded by the coding sequence GACTGGGCTGTTTTGTCTACCAGAATTCACAGAGAAACTCGGGGAATGCCCGATACCTAAACCAGCTTGTGAAATCCCACAAGTGCTGAGTGAGGAGCTGGTTTCCAAGTCTCCCACCCAGGATTCGCACAGACCAAAGGATGAAAACACTCTCCCCGAAAGCAGCATATCCACTGCACCTGTACCTTGCCCCGTACCCACACCAGTGCCAGCTGGACAGACTCCTTATCCTCCTTATTTTGAAGGAGCCCCCTTCCCTCAGCCCTTATGGGTGCgccacacctacagccaatggGTACCTCAACCCCCTCCTAGACCAATTAAGAGAAAGAAGAGGCGGACTCGAGAGCCTGGCCGCATGACCATGAGCACTATCCGTCTGCGGCCGCGGCAGGTACTATGTGAAAAGTGCAAGAACACGCTCAATAGCGACGAGGACAGCAAAGATGGCATGAGCAGCACTAAGTCTTCTAGGAAAGAGAACACGCTGCAGAGCGACGACGACGGCGAAGTCAAGGACACCCCGTCGAAGCTGTCTAGAAATCAGGACGTAGTCGCAGCCAAGGACACTAAAAGACGAGAAAACGGCCCCGGCTTTGATACTAAGCGTCTCCGAAAAGACAAAAAGGGCGAGGCCGACGGGGAGAAGTACCCCGGCGCTGACATTATCCCCCACAGTCCCGTCATAAAGATTTCATACAGCACTCCACAGGGCAAGGGGGAGGTCATGAAGATCCCCGCACGCGTCCACGGTTCGGTCAAGCCGTTCTGCCCCAAACAGCTGGCGCAGAACGGCGTGGAAGAAAACGGCAAGGCGCCTTGCGACCCCACCAAGGAGCAGCGCCACATCCTAGACGCCACGAGGTCCGGCCTCACCGTGTCCATTCCCAAACTCAAACTAACTAGGCCTTTCGCGACAGTGGGTCAGGACTCGCCTTCTCCAAAGATCCGCTTGAGAACCCCTCAGAGGGAGGGCGAGGAGAGCGTGGTCGAGTACGAGGCGGAACTCGTCGGAGGCACCAGGAGACGAAGCCCCAGGGTGCCCGGGTCCTGCCTGCCCCACTCCGAAGACTCAGGGGAAGGGAAGAACTCCCTGGAGTTATGGTCGGGAAGCTCTGGAGAGGAGGCAGAGCGCGGCCACAGCGACCTCACCCTCCTCATCAATTTCCGTAAGCGCAAAGCGGACTCTTCCAGCCTGTCGGTCTGCAGCAGCGACAGCCTGGACGAGTCCAAGTCCTTCAGCTCCGACGGCACCTCGCCCGAGCTGTGCGACCTGGCGCCCGGCGAGGACCTCTCCGTGACCTCATCCTCAGTGCCCTCGCGGGACGACTGCAAGACGGTGCCGCCGCTCACCGTGCGGCTGCACACCCGCAGCATGACGAAGTGCGTGACCGAGGAGGGCCACGCCGTGGCGGTGGGCGACATCGTGTGGGGGAAGATCCACGGCTTCCCCTGGTGGCCCGCGCGGGTCCTCAGCATCAGCGGCACCCGCAAGCAGGAGACGGCCAACTGCGAGGCCCAGTGGCCGCAGGCGAAGGTGGCGTGGTTCGGCTCGCCCACCACCTCGCAGCTGTCCGTCGCCAAACTTTCGCCCTTCAGGGAGTTCTTCAGGTCTCGCTTCAACCGCAAGAAGAAAGGGATGTACCGGCGAGCCATCCTGGAGGCGGCCAAGGCCGTGGGTCACATGGGCCCGGAGATCACGTCGCTGCTCTCCCACTGCGATACGTAG